A window from Engraulis encrasicolus isolate BLACKSEA-1 chromosome 11, IST_EnEncr_1.0, whole genome shotgun sequence encodes these proteins:
- the aldh7a1 gene encoding alpha-aminoadipic semialdehyde dehydrogenase codes for MQRTLALTLARHIVQRKKVYSLRFRPAAAMSTLLINEPKYAWLKELGLNEDNDGVYNGTWGGKGEVITSYCPANNEPIARVRQATLEEYEETVKKAAEAWKVWADIPAPKRGEIVRQIGDALRQKIKVLGSLVSLEMGKIYVEGVGEVQEYVDVCDYAVGLSRMIGGPVLPSERPGHALIEQWNPVGLVGIITAFNFPVAVYGWNNAIALICGNVCLWKGAPTTPLTSVAVTKIVAEVLEKNNLPGAICSMTCGGADIGTAMAKDERVGLVSFTGSTHVGKMVSLMVQERFGRQLLELGGNNAIIVFEDADLSLVVPSAVFASVGTAGQRCTTTRRLILHESIHDTVVERVAKAYKQVRIGDPWDPSTLYGPLHTKQAVDQYLAAIEQAKQQGGTVVTGGKVMDRPGNYVEPTIITGLAHDAPIVHTETFVPILYVLKFKTEEEAFAWNNEVKQGLSSSIFTKDMGRVFRWLGPKGSDCGIVNVNIPTSGAEIGGAFGGEKHTGGGRESGSDSWKQYMRRSTCTINYSKDLPLAQGIKFE; via the exons ATGCAGCGCACGCTCGCCCTGACCCTCGCACGGCACATTGTACAGAGGAAAAAGGTCTATTCGCTTAGAtttcgaccagcagcagccatgtCTACACTCCTCATAAACGAGCCAAAATACGCCTGGCTGAAGGAATTGGGTCTGAACGAAGACAATGACGGTGTTTACAACGGGACATGGGGAGGCAAGGGTGAG GTCATCACGTCATACTGTCCAGCCAACAACGAGCCAATTGCTAGAGTGCGACAG GCAACCTTGGAGGAGTACGAAGAGACTGTGAAGAAGGCTGCGGAGGCCTGGAAAGTCTGGGCTGAT ATTCCTGCTCCCAAGCGAGGTGAGATCGTCAGGCAGATCGGTGATGCGTTGCGGCAGAAGATCAAAGTCCTGGGCAGCTTG GTGTCGCTTGAGATGGGCAAGATCTACGTGGAGGGTGTCGGGGAGGTGCAGGAGTACGTTGACGTGTGTGACTACGCCGTGGGTCTGTCCCGCATGATCGGAGGTCCAGTGTTGCCCTCAGAGA GGCCGGGCCATGCCCTCATCGAGCAGTGGAACCCCGTGGGTCTGGTTGGCATCATCACAGCCTTTAACTTCCCCGTGGCCGTCTACGGCTGGAACAACGCCATCGCCCTCATCTGCGGCAACGTCTGCCTCTG gaaagGCGCACCCACAACCCCTCTGACGAGTGTTGCTGTAACAAA GATTGTAGCCGAGGTGCTGGAGAAGAACAATCTCCCTGGTGCCATCTGCTCCATGACCTGTGGGGGCGCTGACATCGG CACAGCGATGGCTAAGGATGAGCGAGTGGGTCTGGTGTCCTTCACCGGCAGTACACACGTGGGCAAGATGGTCTCCCTCATGGTGCAGGAGAGATTCG gTCGTCAGCTGCTGGAGCTGGGTGGAAACAACGCCATCATAG TGTTTGAGGATGCTGACCTGAGTCTGGTGGTACCCTCTGCCGTGTTTGCATCTGTTGGCACAGCTGGCCAGAGATGCACCACCACCAGGAGGCTG ATTCTGCATGAGAGCATCCATGACACGGTGGTGGAGAGGGTAGCCAAAGCCTACAAGCAGGTTCGCATCGGAGACCCCTGGGACC CCAGCACCTTGTATGGGCCTCTGCACACCAAGCAGGCGGTGGACCAGTACCTGGCAGCCATTGAGCAGGCCAAGCAGCAGGGAGGAACTGTGGTGACCGGAGGAAAG GTAATGGATCGTCCAGGTAACTACGTAGAGCCAACCATCATCACAGGGTTGGCTCACGACGCCCCCATCGTCCACACCGAGACCTTCGTGCCCATCCTCTACGTCCTCAAGTTCAAG ACTGAAGAGGAGGCCTTCGCCTGGAACAACGAGGTCAAACAGGGACTCTCTAGCAGCATCTTCACCAAGGATATGGGCAGGGTCTTCCGCTGGCTGGG GCCTAAAGGATCTGACTGTGGCATCGTGAACGTCAACATTCCAACCAGCGGGGCTGAGATCGGCGGAGCTTTTG GTGGCGAGAAACACACGGGAGGCGGCAGGGAGTCAGGAAGTGACTCTTGGAAGCAGTACATGAGGAGATCTACGTG CACAATCAACTACAGTAAGGATCTTCCTCTTGCACAAGGAATCAAGTTCGAGTAA
- the phax gene encoding phosphorylated adapter RNA export protein, which produces MAGENQRSNTMEDLEDGELSGSNSESEMGMGSNADGRDKTPAAVPAAFTGMSFQSRAPPSAPATLSAASYRSMPTADSSASDSDSDEDASIWRRKRQKSSHPPPPPPTRMEQGRTHAPMFGATAPGGTAASRKINNIWGAVVQEQTQEVVAAELCIMGMEGAVSTSERQSETYNYVLARKMMERERAREGNDETAMLDEELEHYMKGQGPTSQQQGPPMNESDGHLKRKRSAKERLGPRAEMDFKGRYEITEHDEEAKVVDEIAHRLMEPKKDLIERVVRVIGNKLAIELLSETTTIEQEGGLYTVDRSRRRTPGGVYLNLLKKNPSITDEQVKEIFQEENHKEVASKKAAKKRRRHVVAKKMKQAINTLNLQEHDDVSRETFASDTNEALESLEEVPEDTVEPAVGTEESPVVYNSNDLEVF; this is translated from the exons ATGGCGGGCGAGAACCAGAGGAGTAATACAATGGAGGACCTGGAAGATGGGGAGTTGTCTGGATCCAACTCTGAGTCAGAAATGGGAATGGGATCAAATGCGGATGGCCGGGATAAG ACTCCAGCCGCTGTGCCCGCAGCGTTCACTGGCATGTCGTTTCAGAGCCGCGCCCCTCCGTCCGCACCGGCCACCTTATCCGCAGCCAGCTACCGCTCCATGCCCACCGCAGATTCCTCCGCCAGCGACTCGGACTCTGACGAAGACGCCTCAATATGGCGACGTAAGCGCCAGAAGTCCTCTCaccccccgccaccaccaccaacccgcATGGAGCAGGGCAGGACCCACGCGCCCATGTTCGGGGCAACCGCCCCGGGGGGCACAGCGGCAAGCCGCAAGATCAACAACATCTGGGGCGCGGTGGTGCAGGAGCAGACGCAGGAGGTGGTGGCGGCCGAGCTTTGCATCATGGGGATGGAGGGGGCGGTGAGCACCAGCGAGAGGCAGAGCGAGACCTACAACTACGTGCTGGCCAGGAAGATGATGGAGAGGGAGCGGGCGCGCGAGGGGAACGACGAGACGGCCATGTTGGATGAGGAGCTGGAGCACTACATGAAGGGCCAGGGGCCGACGTCGCAGCAGCAGGGGCCACCGATGAACGAGAGCGACGGACACCTGAAGAGGAAGAGGTCGGCCAAGGAGAGGCTGGGGCCCCGGGCGGAGATGGACTTTAAGGGCCGCTACGAGATCACTGAGCACGACGAAGAGGCGAAGGTGGTGGACGAGATTGCGCACAG GCTAATGGAGCCCAAAAAGGATCTCATTGAACGGGTGGTGAGAGTCATTGGAAATAAGCTGGCCATTGAACTTCTGTCAGAGACCACAACCATAGAACAGGAAGGGGGACTGTACACAGTG GACAGAAGCAGGCGGCGGACACCTGGAGGTGTATATCTGAACCTCCTAAAGAAGAACCCAAGCATCACAGATGAACAAGTCAAG GAGATCTTCCAAGAAGAAAATCACAAGGAGGTGGCCAGTAAGAAGGCCGCGAAGAAGAGGCGACGACACGTGGTAGCCAAGAAGATGAAGCAGGCCATCAATACGCTCAACCTGCAGGAGCACGACGACGTCTCCCGGGAGACCTTCGCCAGCGACACCAACGAGGCTCTAGAGTCCCTGGAGGAGGTTCCGGAAGACACAGTGGAACCCGCCGTGGGCACAGAGGAATCTCCAGTCGTCTACAACTCCAACGACCTGGAGGTGTTTTAA